In one Dermacentor albipictus isolate Rhodes 1998 colony chromosome 4, USDA_Dalb.pri_finalv2, whole genome shotgun sequence genomic region, the following are encoded:
- the LOC139059535 gene encoding uncharacterized protein, translating to MTTRQSILQDPVLLNQLNWRDLEDILLCEVFGSTRRDPLSANGLLNMDTMDAGVFRSYFRFEKNDISRLHNALRMPAVIKTAQRVTVPGEESLCITLRRLSYPNRLCDLEHLFGRHYSVISSLTNIVLSHIESNFKHLLKDVNSHSWLDIPTLEEFSQAVHSKGAPLDNCWGFIDGTARAICRPSTNQKMFFSGHKRTHAVKYQSIMCPNGIICQLNGPYFGSRHDAGILRISRTYEKLEKLVQGHSYCIYGDPAYPLRPLLLKPYSATSSSGHQLLFNKQMSKVRQAVEWGFGKIAGLFAFVDFRKNQKLYRQNLPQMYKVSALLANCHTCLYGSQVSTYFGLEPPALEMYLNLR from the exons ATGACGACACGGCAGAGCATCTTGCAAGACCCGGTGCTACTAAATCAACTTAATTGGAGGGACCTAGAGGACATTTTGCTGTGTGAAGTTTTTGGCAGCACACGGAGAGACCCGCTTTCGGCCAACGGACTTTTGAACATGGATACCATGGACGCTGGTGTTTTCAGATCGTATTTCCGGTTTGAAAAAAACGACATATCAAGGCTTCATAATGCCTTGAGGATGCCAGCTGTCATCAAAACAGCTCAACGAGTGACTGTGCCAGGAGAGGAGAGTTTGTGTATTACGCTACGCCGGCTCTCGTACCCCAACAGACTGTGCGATCTGGAGCACCTTTTTGGGAGGCATTATTCAGTTATATCATCACTGACGAATATCGTTCTTTCGCACATCGAAAGCAACTTCAAACACCTTTTGAAGGACGTGAACAGTCACTCCTGGCTTGACATCCCTACCTTGGAGGAATTCTCACAG GCCGTGCATTCCAAAGGTGCACCCCTGGATAACTGTTGGGGCTTCATCGACGGCACCGCGAGGGCTATCTGCCGCCCGTCGACAAATCAGAAGATGTTTTTTTCCGGGCACAAGCGCACCCATGCTGTAAAGTACCAGTCGATCATGTGTCCAAACGGCATAATCTGCCAATTAAATGGACCGTACTTCGGCAGCCGACATGATGCAG GTATACTCCGAATAAGTAGGACCTATGAAAAACTAGAAAAACTTGTCCAGGGCCACAGCTATTGCATCTATGGTGATCCTGCATATCCCCTGAGGCCACTGTTGCTGAAGCCCTACAGCGCAACATCTTCTAGTGGGCACCAGTTGCTATTCAACAAGCAAATGAGCAAAGTGCGCCAAGCTGTTGAATGGGGTTTTGGCAAGATTGCTGGCTTATTTGCATTTGTTGACTTTCGAAAAAATCAAAAACTGTACCGCCAGAATTTGCCGCAAATGTACAAAGTAAGTGCCCTTCTGGCCAACTGCCACACCTGCCTCTATGGCTCACAGGTGTCAACTTACTTTGGTCTTGAGCCACCAGCCTTGGAAATGTACCTGAATTTGCGGTGA